From a single Pseudomonas serboccidentalis genomic region:
- the dxs gene encoding 1-deoxy-D-xylulose-5-phosphate synthase — MPTTFHEIPRKRPTTPLLDRANTPDGLRRLGEAELETLADELRLELLYTVGQTGGHFGAGLGVIELTIALHYVFDTPDDRLVWDVGHQAYPHKILTGRRQRMETLRQKDGIAAFPRRSESEYDTFGVGHSSTSISAALGMAIAARLQNSDRKAIAVIGDGALTAGMAFEALNHAPEVNANMLVILNDNDMSISRNVGGLSNYLAKILSSRTYASMREGSKKVLSRLPGAWEIARRTEEYAKGMLVPGTLFEELGWNYIGPIDGHDLPTLIATLRNMRDLKGPQFLHIVTKKGKGFAPAEVDPIGYHAITKLEPVDAPAAAPKKAGGPKYSAVFGEWLCDMAAADPRLVGITPAMKEGSDLVAFSERFPLRYFDVAIAEQHAVTFAAGMACEGAKPVVAIYSTFLQRGYDQLVHDVAVQNLDVLFAIDRAGLVGEDGPTHAGSFDLSYLRCIPGMVIMTPSDENELRKMLTTGHLYNGPAAVRYPRGTGPNATIDKDLEPIEIGKGVVRRQGSKVALLVFGVQLTEALKVAEKLDATVVDMRFVKPLDEQLVREIAGSHELLVTIEENAIMGGAGGAVSEFLARENILKSMLHLGLPDVYVEHAKPAQMLAECGLDEAGIEAAIRERLALLNR, encoded by the coding sequence ATGCCCACGACGTTTCATGAGATTCCCCGCAAGCGCCCGACCACGCCCCTGCTCGACCGCGCGAACACGCCGGACGGCCTGCGCCGGTTAGGCGAAGCCGAGCTGGAAACCCTGGCCGATGAGTTGCGCCTGGAATTGCTCTACACGGTCGGTCAGACCGGTGGGCATTTCGGTGCCGGCCTGGGCGTCATCGAGCTGACCATCGCGTTGCATTACGTCTTCGACACCCCGGATGACCGGCTGGTGTGGGACGTGGGTCATCAGGCGTACCCGCACAAGATCCTCACCGGTCGTCGCCAGCGCATGGAAACCCTGCGCCAGAAGGACGGCATCGCCGCCTTCCCGCGTCGCTCCGAGAGCGAGTACGACACCTTTGGCGTCGGCCACTCCAGCACCTCGATCAGCGCAGCGCTGGGCATGGCGATTGCCGCCCGCCTGCAAAACAGCGATCGCAAGGCGATTGCCGTGATCGGTGACGGCGCGCTGACCGCCGGCATGGCCTTCGAGGCGCTGAACCACGCGCCGGAAGTGAACGCCAACATGCTGGTGATCCTCAACGACAACGACATGTCGATCTCGCGCAACGTCGGTGGCCTGTCGAATTATCTGGCGAAGATCCTTTCCAGCCGCACCTACGCAAGCATGCGTGAGGGCAGCAAGAAAGTCCTGTCGCGCCTGCCCGGCGCCTGGGAAATCGCCCGTCGCACCGAAGAATACGCCAAGGGCATGCTGGTTCCCGGCACCTTGTTCGAAGAGCTGGGCTGGAACTACATCGGCCCGATCGACGGCCACGACCTGCCGACCCTGATCGCCACCCTGCGCAACATGCGCGATCTGAAAGGCCCGCAATTCCTGCACATCGTTACCAAGAAAGGCAAAGGCTTCGCTCCGGCGGAAGTCGACCCGATCGGTTACCACGCGATCACCAAGCTTGAACCGGTCGACGCCCCGGCCGCTGCGCCGAAGAAGGCGGGCGGGCCGAAGTATTCGGCGGTGTTCGGCGAATGGCTGTGCGACATGGCTGCGGCTGACCCACGTCTGGTGGGCATTACCCCGGCAATGAAGGAAGGCTCGGACCTGGTCGCGTTCAGCGAACGCTTCCCGCTGCGCTATTTCGACGTGGCGATTGCCGAGCAGCACGCCGTGACGTTCGCCGCCGGCATGGCCTGCGAAGGTGCCAAGCCAGTTGTGGCGATTTACTCGACGTTCCTGCAGCGCGGTTACGACCAGTTGGTGCACGACGTCGCCGTGCAGAACCTCGACGTGCTGTTCGCCATCGACCGTGCCGGTCTGGTGGGCGAAGACGGCCCGACCCACGCCGGCAGCTTCGATCTGTCGTACCTGCGCTGCATCCCGGGCATGGTCATCATGACCCCAAGCGATGAAAACGAACTGCGCAAGATGCTCACCACCGGCCACCTGTACAACGGCCCGGCGGCGGTGCGTTACCCACGCGGCACCGGCCCGAACGCGACCATCGACAAAGACCTCGAACCGATCGAAATCGGCAAAGGCGTCGTCCGTCGTCAGGGCAGCAAAGTGGCCTTGCTGGTGTTCGGCGTGCAATTGACCGAAGCCCTGAAAGTCGCCGAGAAGCTCGACGCGACCGTGGTCGACATGCGTTTCGTCAAACCGCTGGATGAACAGCTGGTGCGCGAGATCGCCGGCAGCCACGAGCTGCTGGTGACCATCGAAGAGAACGCGATCATGGGCGGCGCCGGTGGTGCGGTCAGCGAATTTCTCGCACGCGAGAATATCCTCAAGTCGATGCTGCACCTGGGCTTGCCGGACGTTTACGTCGAACATGCGAAACCCGCGCAAATGTTGGCCGAGTGCGGGCTGGACGAGGCCGGAATCGAGGCGGCGATTCGCGAGCGCCTGGCGTTGCTCAACCGCTGA
- a CDS encoding TonB-dependent receptor domain-containing protein gives MNLSRLALPFLLLPAVSALADTFERDEALKLPDTLISANRQVEARNDSSAANTVFTREDIDRLQPSSVTDLLQRVPGVQVAQAGGRGSLPGIYIRGTQSAQSLVLVDGQRIGSSTSGDSNLQHLNIDQIERVEVLRGSRSVIYGSDAIGGVIQIFSRRGTEQGLQPRLHVGFGSHQTWERSLGLSGGDDKTRFNLGASLDDTAGLDRTHESYPSDSDHDVYRNQSISLSLSHALTDDIEVGANLLDNRGKSEFDNPFGRFDMTTFESVQQQPYSDFNVSSVSSYVDARVNDVWKTRVEFGHSENREKTLDKLSDERTVFNTYRDSVNWQNDVTLDARNSLILGGDWYEDRVNSSTAFNEDSRWNRAAFIQHRYQADSFSTELGLRHDDNQQFGGQNTWSGTFTLPLNPDNDLLLSYSEGFRAPTFNDLYYPDFSNPDLKPETSKSYELQWRSQLSDTSRLEASIYRTDLEDAIIFGSNSRPENVASARINGFEAALKQELFGWQSNLGVSIIDPRDRDTGRTLARRARRTLSWDLDRQFDQVSLGASWQAVSSSYDDLKNEQPLGGYALFGLRSSWALNREIKLDLKLDNLLDKGYSRALYSYDGSQYGYREEGRAWVFGVTWTPDIH, from the coding sequence ATGAACCTCTCCCGCCTCGCCCTGCCCTTCCTGCTGCTGCCAGCCGTCAGCGCCCTCGCCGATACCTTCGAACGCGACGAAGCCCTGAAGCTGCCGGACACGCTGATCAGCGCCAACCGTCAGGTCGAAGCGCGCAACGACAGCAGCGCCGCCAATACCGTGTTCACCCGAGAAGACATCGACCGCCTGCAACCGAGCAGCGTCACCGACCTGCTGCAACGGGTGCCCGGCGTGCAAGTGGCGCAGGCGGGTGGGCGCGGCAGTCTGCCGGGGATCTACATTCGCGGCACACAGTCGGCGCAGAGTCTGGTGCTGGTCGACGGCCAGCGTATCGGCAGCTCGACCTCCGGCGACAGCAACCTGCAGCACCTGAACATCGACCAGATCGAGCGAGTGGAAGTGCTACGCGGTTCACGCTCGGTGATTTACGGCAGCGATGCGATTGGCGGGGTGATCCAGATCTTCAGCCGGCGCGGCACTGAGCAAGGCCTGCAGCCGCGCCTGCACGTCGGTTTCGGCAGCCATCAGACCTGGGAGCGCAGCCTCGGGCTGTCAGGGGGAGATGACAAAACCCGCTTCAACCTCGGCGCCAGCCTCGATGACACCGCCGGCCTCGACCGCACTCACGAGTCCTACCCCAGCGACAGCGATCACGATGTCTACCGCAACCAATCCATCAGCCTGAGCCTCAGCCATGCGCTGACCGATGACATCGAAGTCGGCGCCAATCTGCTGGATAACCGTGGCAAAAGCGAGTTCGACAACCCGTTCGGCCGCTTCGACATGACGACCTTCGAGTCGGTGCAACAGCAGCCTTACAGCGACTTCAACGTCAGCAGTGTCAGCAGCTACGTCGATGCCCGGGTCAACGACGTCTGGAAAACTCGCGTCGAGTTTGGCCACAGCGAGAACCGCGAGAAAACTCTCGACAAGCTCAGCGACGAGCGCACGGTGTTCAACACTTACCGCGATTCGGTGAACTGGCAGAACGACGTGACCCTGGATGCGCGCAACAGCCTGATCCTCGGCGGCGACTGGTACGAAGACCGGGTCAATAGCAGCACCGCGTTCAACGAGGACAGCCGCTGGAACCGCGCTGCGTTCATCCAGCATCGTTATCAGGCCGACAGTTTCTCCACGGAACTGGGCCTGCGCCACGACGACAACCAGCAGTTCGGCGGCCAGAACACCTGGAGCGGCACCTTTACCCTGCCGCTGAACCCGGACAACGATCTGCTGCTGAGCTACAGCGAAGGCTTTCGCGCGCCGACCTTCAACGACCTGTATTACCCGGACTTCAGCAACCCGGACCTGAAGCCGGAAACCTCGAAAAGTTACGAACTGCAATGGCGCAGCCAGTTGAGCGACACCAGCCGCCTGGAAGCGTCGATTTACCGTACGGATCTGGAAGACGCGATCATCTTCGGCAGCAACTCACGTCCGGAGAACGTTGCCTCGGCGCGGATCAACGGTTTCGAAGCCGCGCTGAAACAGGAACTGTTCGGCTGGCAGAGCAACCTTGGGGTTTCGATCATCGATCCGCGTGATCGCGATACCGGGCGCACTTTGGCACGTCGTGCGCGGCGCACGTTGAGTTGGGATCTCGATCGCCAGTTTGACCAAGTCAGCCTCGGCGCCAGCTGGCAGGCGGTCAGTAGCAGTTATGACGACCTGAAAAACGAGCAGCCGCTGGGTGGTTATGCGCTGTTCGGTTTGCGCAGCAGTTGGGCGCTGAACCGCGAGATCAAACTGGATCTGAAGCTGGATAATCTGCTGGACAAGGGATACAGCCGCGCGCTGTACAGCTATGACGGCAGCCAGTATGGCTATCGAGAGGAAGGTCGGGCATGGGTATTTGGCGTCACCTGGACCCCGGACATCCACTGA
- a CDS encoding cobalamin-binding protein, whose translation MRRLWLAVLLLACAGPVLASLRVVSLAPSLSEIVVELDSADLLVGVLDAGERPAALKEVPSVGRYGQLDMERLLSLKPDLLLLWPGSVGPAQRDQLKRLNIPTYVAEPHNLEQLSAQIETIATRLGRPARGVKLAAQLRSKLDDLRQRYRRDVPLKVFYQVWDKPLYTVGGGQIISDALEVCGARNVFADLSLPAPQVSIEAVLQRNPEVILAGDQAQLDAWKAWPQVDAVRTGQLLLVTDKGLERPSGQMIEATAKLCQLIQPHL comes from the coding sequence ATGCGTCGTCTGTGGCTGGCGGTTCTGCTGCTGGCCTGCGCCGGCCCGGTGCTGGCGAGCCTGCGGGTGGTGAGTCTCGCGCCGTCCCTGTCTGAAATCGTCGTTGAGCTGGACTCGGCTGATCTACTGGTTGGCGTGCTGGATGCTGGCGAGCGTCCTGCAGCGCTCAAGGAAGTGCCATCCGTAGGGCGTTACGGTCAGTTGGACATGGAGCGCCTGCTCAGCCTCAAGCCGGATTTATTGCTGCTGTGGCCGGGTAGTGTTGGCCCGGCGCAACGCGATCAACTCAAACGCCTGAATATTCCGACTTACGTTGCCGAACCGCACAATCTCGAACAACTGTCTGCGCAGATTGAAACCATTGCCACGCGACTGGGGCGACCTGCGCGAGGGGTGAAACTGGCGGCGCAGTTGCGCAGCAAACTCGACGACCTGCGCCAGCGCTATCGCCGGGATGTGCCGCTGAAAGTGTTCTACCAGGTCTGGGACAAGCCGCTGTACACCGTCGGCGGCGGGCAGATCATCAGCGATGCGCTTGAAGTGTGCGGCGCGCGCAACGTATTCGCCGACCTGAGCTTGCCGGCGCCGCAGGTCAGTATCGAGGCGGTGTTGCAACGTAATCCCGAGGTGATTCTGGCGGGAGATCAGGCCCAGCTCGATGCTTGGAAAGCTTGGCCGCAGGTCGATGCGGTGAGGACAGGGCAGTTGCTGTTGGTCACGGATAAAGGCCTGGAGCGCCCAAGCGGACAGATGATCGAGGCGACCGCCAAGTTATGCCAACTCATTCAGCCACACCTCTGA
- a CDS encoding MFS transporter, whose protein sequence is MTRGQVRRRLAVAWWKYLALALVPLFVLNGLFGQGEGILPVLAMPMFIAGVASMFVSLKFFGRYKHALIATQKALDTPDEPAAWIALAAQRRNAFLAAALPAWIGALAVFVGLEAVPLMLLALSTAVLFYLYRIPRQLG, encoded by the coding sequence GTGACCCGCGGTCAGGTGCGACGCCGTCTGGCCGTTGCCTGGTGGAAATACCTGGCGCTGGCACTGGTGCCACTGTTCGTCCTCAATGGTCTGTTCGGCCAGGGCGAAGGCATTCTGCCGGTGCTGGCAATGCCGATGTTCATTGCCGGCGTGGCTTCGATGTTCGTCAGCCTGAAGTTTTTCGGCCGTTACAAACATGCGCTGATCGCCACGCAAAAAGCCCTCGATACCCCTGACGAACCGGCGGCCTGGATTGCCTTGGCGGCCCAGCGTCGTAACGCATTCCTCGCGGCCGCATTGCCAGCCTGGATCGGTGCATTGGCAGTGTTCGTCGGCCTCGAAGCGGTGCCCTTGATGCTGCTGGCGTTGTCCACGGCCGTGCTGTTCTACCTCTATCGCATCCCGCGTCAACTCGGCTGA
- the ribA gene encoding GTP cyclohydrolase II codes for MPVVFVAASKLPTPFAQFTMHGFLDEATGREHVVLSLGEIDDGAPVLGRLHSECLTGDALFSQRCDCGSQLEAALKAIAREGRGVLLYLRQEGRGIGLLNKIRAYELQDGGADTVEANERLGFAADQRDYAMCLPMLEHLGVKSLRLMTNNPRKVKALTDMGIVVAERVPLHTGHNPHNKLYLATKASKLDHMMGNEHQGEADRA; via the coding sequence GTGCCTGTCGTTTTTGTCGCCGCTTCCAAGCTGCCAACGCCTTTTGCGCAATTCACCATGCACGGTTTTCTCGATGAAGCCACCGGCCGCGAGCACGTTGTGCTGAGCCTGGGTGAAATTGACGACGGTGCCCCGGTTCTCGGCCGGTTGCACTCCGAGTGCCTGACCGGTGATGCCCTGTTCAGCCAGCGCTGCGACTGCGGCTCGCAACTCGAAGCGGCGCTCAAGGCCATCGCCCGCGAAGGCCGTGGCGTGCTGCTGTACCTGCGCCAGGAAGGGCGCGGCATCGGTCTGCTGAACAAGATCCGCGCCTACGAGTTGCAGGACGGCGGCGCCGACACCGTGGAAGCCAACGAGCGTCTGGGCTTTGCCGCCGACCAGCGCGATTACGCCATGTGCCTGCCGATGCTGGAGCATCTGGGCGTGAAGTCCCTGCGCCTGATGACCAACAACCCGCGCAAGGTCAAAGCCCTGACCGACATGGGCATCGTTGTCGCCGAGCGTGTGCCGCTGCACACCGGCCACAACCCGCACAACAAACTGTACCTGGCGACCAAGGCCAGCAAGCTCGACCACATGATGGGCAACGAGCATCAGGGCGAGGCAGACCGGGCGTGA
- a CDS encoding substrate-binding periplasmic protein: MARRWLALVFMTVLGAVASAQEAAHPPSVIHLASEEWADYTAADGHGLGWDVLRKVFEPAGVKLDIRSEPYTRSVGLAERGEVDACVGSYRDEDSSLLYPRWNFDTDHIYALGLASSPLPTLETLGSYRLAWVRGYDYQNYLPNVRNYNEVIRRTGILSMLTHNRADYYIDALTEIDYVADRAKDPAQFRKTHIAELPLYLCFADTPQARTLMALFDKRMEQLVKSGELKPVFEKWKQPYPFATGAANPL, encoded by the coding sequence ATGGCTCGACGCTGGCTGGCGCTGGTGTTTATGACCGTGCTGGGCGCTGTCGCCAGTGCGCAGGAAGCTGCGCACCCGCCGTCGGTCATCCACCTGGCCAGCGAAGAATGGGCAGACTACACCGCTGCCGACGGTCATGGCCTGGGCTGGGACGTGCTGCGCAAGGTGTTCGAGCCCGCCGGGGTGAAACTCGACATTCGCAGCGAGCCATATACCCGCTCGGTCGGGCTGGCAGAGCGCGGCGAAGTCGACGCCTGCGTCGGCTCCTATCGTGACGAGGACAGTAGCCTGCTGTATCCGCGCTGGAATTTCGACACCGATCACATCTACGCCCTGGGCCTGGCGAGCAGTCCGCTACCGACCCTGGAAACGCTTGGCAGCTATCGACTGGCCTGGGTTCGCGGTTACGACTATCAGAACTATCTGCCCAATGTGCGCAACTACAATGAAGTCATCCGGCGTACCGGGATCCTGTCGATGCTCACCCACAACCGCGCCGACTATTACATCGACGCGCTGACCGAAATCGATTACGTGGCAGACAGGGCCAAGGATCCTGCGCAGTTTCGCAAGACTCATATCGCCGAGCTGCCGCTGTACCTGTGCTTCGCCGATACCCCGCAAGCACGCACGCTGATGGCGTTGTTCGACAAGCGCATGGAGCAGTTGGTGAAGAGCGGCGAGCTGAAGCCTGTTTTCGAGAAGTGGAAGCAGCCGTATCCGTTCGCTACGGGAGCGGCGAATCCCCTGTAG
- a CDS encoding phosphatidylglycerophosphatase A family protein, with translation MTDHPKQVPAEFVPPSVWRNPWHFLAFGFGSGTLPKAPGTWGSLVALPFIPLWQMLPDWGYWLMLGITMLFGFWLCGKVADDLRVHDHEGIVWDEMVGMWITLWLVPEGWYWLLAGFLMFRFFDILKPWPIRWIDRHVHGGVGIMLDDVLAGVFAWLAMQGLVWIFA, from the coding sequence GTGACAGATCACCCGAAACAGGTTCCGGCCGAATTCGTTCCGCCGTCGGTCTGGCGCAATCCCTGGCATTTCCTCGCGTTCGGCTTCGGTTCCGGCACCCTGCCGAAAGCGCCGGGCACGTGGGGTTCGTTAGTTGCGCTACCCTTTATCCCGTTGTGGCAGATGCTGCCCGACTGGGGTTACTGGCTGATGCTCGGGATCACCATGCTGTTCGGCTTCTGGCTGTGCGGCAAGGTCGCCGACGATCTGCGGGTCCACGACCACGAAGGCATCGTCTGGGACGAGATGGTCGGGATGTGGATCACCCTGTGGCTGGTGCCGGAAGGCTGGTACTGGTTGCTGGCCGGTTTCCTGATGTTCCGTTTCTTCGACATTCTCAAGCCATGGCCGATCCGCTGGATCGACCGGCATGTCCACGGTGGCGTCGGCATCATGCTCGACGACGTGCTGGCCGGCGTGTTCGCCTGGTTGGCGATGCAGGGGCTGGTGTGGATTTTCGCCTGA
- the thiL gene encoding thiamine-phosphate kinase, whose amino-acid sequence MGEFELIRNFFAAAPCAQGGEGVALGIGDDCALLAVPPGEQLAISTDTLVAGVHFADPCDPFLLGQRSLAVAVSDLAAMGATPLAFTLALTVPTVTADWLQAYARGLNRMAQSCGVALVGGDTTRGPLSLTVTVFGRVPAGQALTRSGAQPGDLLCVGGELGNAAGALPLVLGQREAEPDIAQPLLDHYWSPQPQLALGQALRGKATSALDISDGLLADCGHIALASQVRLEVERERVPLSNALVAFLGQRGAERAALSGGDDYVLAFTLPSVELPALLADGWPIHVIGRVAQGQGVVLLDREGHDITPQIRGYQHFQETP is encoded by the coding sequence ATGGGCGAATTTGAGCTGATCCGCAATTTCTTCGCCGCCGCGCCTTGTGCGCAGGGCGGCGAGGGCGTTGCACTGGGGATCGGCGACGACTGCGCCTTGCTGGCGGTTCCCCCCGGGGAACAGCTGGCGATTTCCACCGATACGCTGGTGGCCGGCGTGCATTTCGCCGATCCCTGCGATCCGTTTCTGCTCGGTCAGCGCTCGCTGGCCGTTGCGGTCAGCGACCTGGCCGCCATGGGCGCCACGCCCCTAGCCTTTACCCTTGCCCTGACGGTGCCGACGGTGACAGCCGATTGGCTGCAAGCCTATGCCCGCGGTTTGAACCGCATGGCGCAAAGCTGCGGCGTGGCGCTGGTCGGCGGCGACACCACGCGTGGGCCGTTGAGCCTGACGGTCACGGTGTTCGGTCGCGTCCCGGCCGGCCAGGCGTTGACGCGCAGCGGTGCGCAACCGGGGGATCTGCTGTGTGTCGGCGGTGAGCTGGGCAACGCCGCCGGGGCCTTGCCGCTGGTGCTCGGCCAGCGCGAAGCCGAACCGGACATCGCCCAGCCATTGCTCGATCATTACTGGTCGCCGCAGCCGCAATTGGCGCTCGGTCAGGCGTTGCGTGGCAAAGCCACTTCGGCGCTGGATATCTCCGACGGCCTGCTCGCCGACTGCGGGCATATCGCTCTGGCGTCACAGGTGCGGCTTGAGGTTGAACGCGAGCGCGTACCGTTGTCGAACGCTTTGGTGGCGTTTCTCGGTCAGCGTGGCGCGGAACGGGCGGCGTTGAGCGGCGGCGATGACTACGTGCTGGCCTTCACGTTACCGTCCGTCGAGTTGCCGGCGTTGCTCGCCGATGGCTGGCCGATCCATGTGATCGGGCGGGTAGCGCAGGGCCAGGGTGTGGTGCTGCTGGATCGCGAAGGACATGACATCACCCCGCAAATCCGGGGTTATCAACATTTTCAGGAGACACCGTGA
- the nusB gene encoding transcription antitermination factor NusB: protein MISDESDRFNPRDPKPAAAGKPSKSVKRREARQLATQALYQWHMAKQSLNEIEAQFRVDNDFTDVDGAYFREILHGVPQFKSEIDTALKPCLDIEIEELDPVELAVLRLSTWELLKRVDVPYRVVINEGIELAKVFGSTDGHKFVNGVLDKLAPRLREAEVKAFKR from the coding sequence GTGATTAGCGACGAAAGCGATCGTTTCAACCCGCGCGATCCAAAACCTGCGGCCGCCGGCAAGCCATCGAAAAGCGTCAAGCGCCGCGAAGCCCGTCAGCTCGCGACTCAGGCCCTGTACCAATGGCACATGGCCAAGCAGTCGCTGAACGAGATCGAAGCGCAGTTCCGGGTCGATAACGATTTCACCGATGTCGATGGCGCCTACTTCCGCGAGATCCTGCACGGGGTTCCTCAGTTCAAAAGCGAAATCGACACCGCGCTCAAGCCTTGTCTGGACATCGAAATCGAAGAGCTGGATCCGGTTGAACTGGCGGTTCTGCGCCTGTCCACCTGGGAACTGCTCAAGCGCGTCGACGTGCCGTACCGCGTTGTGATCAACGAAGGTATCGAACTGGCGAAAGTTTTCGGTTCGACCGACGGCCACAAGTTCGTCAACGGCGTACTCGACAAGCTGGCTCCGCGCCTGCGTGAAGCTGAAGTGAAGGCGTTCAAGCGCTGA
- the ribH gene encoding 6,7-dimethyl-8-ribityllumazine synthase, which yields MTLKTIEGTFIAPKGRYALVVGRFNSFVVESLVSGAVDALVRHGVSESDITIIRAPGAFEIPLVAQKVAQKGEFAAIIALGAVIRGGTPHFEYVAGECTKGLAQVSMEFGVPVAFGVLTVDSIEQAIERSGTKAGNKGAEAALSALEMVSLLAQLEAK from the coding sequence ATGACCCTGAAGACCATCGAAGGTACCTTCATCGCCCCTAAAGGCCGCTACGCTCTGGTAGTGGGCCGTTTCAACAGCTTCGTGGTTGAAAGCCTGGTCAGCGGTGCAGTTGATGCCCTGGTTCGCCACGGCGTGAGCGAAAGCGACATCACCATCATCCGCGCACCTGGCGCCTTCGAAATCCCGCTGGTTGCGCAGAAAGTCGCCCAGAAAGGTGAGTTCGCAGCCATCATCGCCCTCGGCGCGGTCATTCGTGGCGGCACCCCGCACTTCGAATACGTGGCAGGCGAGTGCACCAAGGGCCTGGCCCAGGTGTCCATGGAATTCGGCGTACCGGTCGCTTTCGGCGTCCTGACCGTTGATTCCATCGAGCAAGCCATCGAACGTTCCGGCACCAAGGCCGGTAACAAAGGTGCTGAAGCTGCCCTGTCCGCTCTGGAAATGGTCAGCCTGCTGGCGCAGTTGGAGGCCAAGTGA
- the ribBA gene encoding bifunctional 3,4-dihydroxy-2-butanone-4-phosphate synthase/GTP cyclohydrolase II, with protein MALNSIEELVEDIRQGKMVILMDDEDRENEGDLIMAAECCKAEHINFMAKHARGLICMPMSRERCELLKLPLMAPRNGSGFGTKFTVSIEAAEGVTTGISAADRARTVQAAAAKDAKAEDIVSPGHIFPLMAQAGGTLARAGHTEAACDLARMAGFEPSGVICEVMNDDGTMSRRAELEAFAAEHNIKIGTIADLIHYRMIHERTVQRIAEQPLDSELGQFNLVTYRDSVEGDVHMALTLGTVCAEEPTLVRVHNMDPLRDLLMVKQPGRWSLRAAMAAVAEAGSGVVLLLGHPLDGDVLLAHIRETADQAAVKKPTTYSIVGAGSQILRDLGVRKMRLMSAPMKFNAISGFDLEVVEYVPSE; from the coding sequence GTGGCGCTCAATAGCATCGAAGAACTGGTTGAAGACATCCGCCAAGGCAAGATGGTCATCCTCATGGATGACGAAGACCGCGAGAACGAAGGCGACCTGATCATGGCCGCCGAATGCTGCAAGGCCGAGCACATCAACTTCATGGCCAAGCACGCCCGCGGCCTGATCTGCATGCCGATGAGCCGCGAGCGCTGTGAACTGTTGAAGCTGCCATTGATGGCGCCACGCAACGGTTCCGGTTTCGGCACCAAGTTCACCGTGTCGATCGAAGCTGCCGAAGGTGTCACCACCGGGATCTCCGCCGCCGACCGTGCGCGCACCGTGCAAGCGGCTGCCGCCAAAGACGCCAAGGCTGAAGACATTGTCAGCCCGGGCCACATCTTCCCGCTGATGGCCCAGGCCGGTGGCACCCTGGCCCGCGCCGGTCACACCGAAGCCGCCTGCGACCTGGCGCGCATGGCCGGTTTTGAGCCCAGCGGTGTGATCTGCGAAGTGATGAACGACGACGGCACCATGTCCCGTCGCGCCGAGCTGGAAGCGTTCGCGGCCGAACACAACATCAAGATCGGCACCATCGCCGACCTGATTCACTACCGGATGATCCACGAACGTACCGTTCAGCGGATTGCCGAGCAGCCGCTGGACAGCGAACTGGGCCAATTCAACCTGGTGACCTATCGTGATTCGGTGGAAGGCGACGTGCACATGGCCCTCACGCTGGGCACGGTTTGCGCCGAAGAACCGACCCTGGTTCGTGTGCACAACATGGACCCGCTGCGTGACCTGCTGATGGTCAAGCAACCGGGCCGCTGGAGCCTGCGCGCCGCGATGGCCGCGGTCGCCGAGGCCGGCAGTGGTGTGGTGTTGTTGCTCGGTCACCCGCTGGACGGCGACGTGCTGCTGGCGCACATCCGCGAAACCGCTGATCAGGCGGCGGTGAAAAAACCGACCACCTACAGCATCGTCGGTGCCGGTTCGCAGATCCTGCGCGACCTCGGTGTGCGCAAAATGCGCCTGATGTCGGCACCGATGAAATTTAATGCGATATCCGGTTTCGATCTGGAAGTTGTAGAATACGTGCCCTCCGAATAA
- a CDS encoding riboflavin synthase, with translation MFTGIIESIGSIRALTPKGGDVRVHVETGKLDLSDVKLGDSIAVNGVCLTAVELPGNGFAADVSRETLDCTAMNDLKSGSPVNLEKALTPTTRLGGHLVSGHVDGVGEVVSRSDNARAVEFRIRAPKELAKYIAHKGSITVDGTSLTVNAVDGAEFLLTIIPHTLSETIMASYKPGRRVNLEVDLLARYLERLLMGDKAAEPASGGTITESFLAQNGYLKS, from the coding sequence ATGTTTACCGGCATCATCGAATCCATCGGCAGTATCCGTGCACTGACCCCCAAGGGCGGTGATGTGCGGGTACACGTCGAAACCGGCAAGCTCGACCTGAGCGACGTCAAACTCGGCGACAGCATCGCGGTCAACGGCGTGTGCCTGACGGCGGTTGAACTGCCGGGCAACGGCTTCGCCGCCGACGTCAGCCGCGAAACCCTTGACTGCACCGCCATGAATGACCTGAAAAGCGGCAGCCCGGTCAATCTGGAAAAGGCCCTGACCCCGACCACCCGTCTCGGCGGGCATTTGGTCAGCGGTCACGTCGACGGTGTCGGCGAAGTGGTCTCGCGCAGCGACAATGCTCGCGCCGTGGAATTTCGTATCCGCGCGCCGAAGGAGCTGGCCAAGTACATCGCCCATAAAGGCTCGATCACTGTCGACGGCACCAGCCTCACCGTGAACGCGGTCGATGGCGCCGAATTCCTGCTGACGATCATTCCGCACACCCTGAGCGAAACCATCATGGCGTCCTACAAGCCGGGCCGCCGGGTGAACCTGGAAGTCGACTTGCTGGCGCGTTATCTGGAGCGCCTGCTTATGGGTGACAAGGCCGCAGAGCCTGCATCGGGTGGCACGATCACTGAAAGCTTTCTGGCCCAAAACGGCTACCTCAAATCCTGA